From Candoia aspera isolate rCanAsp1 chromosome 4, rCanAsp1.hap2, whole genome shotgun sequence, a single genomic window includes:
- the RPSA gene encoding small ribosomal subunit protein uS2, which produces MSGGLDVLQMKEEDVLKFLAAGTHLGGTNLDFQMEQYIYKRKSDGIYIINLKRTWEKLLLAARAIVAIENPADVSVISSRNTGQRAVLKFAAATGATPIAGRFTPGTFTNQIQAAFREPRLLVVTDPRADHQPLTEASYVNIPTIALCNTDSPLRYVDIAIPCNNKGAHSVGLMWWMLAREVLRMRGTISREHPWEVMPDLYFYRDPEEIEKEEQAAADKAVTKEEFQGEWTAPAPEFTAPPQPEVTDWSEGVQVPSVPIQPFPTEDWSSQTATEDWSAAPTAQATEWVGNATEWS; this is translated from the exons ATGTCCGGAGGCCTTGATGTCCTACAGATGAAGGAGGAGGATGTCCTCAAATTCCTTGCTGCAGGAACCCATTTGGGAGGCACCAATCTAGATTTTCAGATGGAACAGtatatttataaaagaaaaagcgATG GTATTTATATCATCAATCTGAAGAGAACCTGGGAAAAACTGCTCTTGGCAGCCCGTGCCATTGTTGCTATTGAGAACCCAGCTGATGTTAGTGTTATCTCCTCCAGGAATACTGGGCAG CGTGCTGTCTTGAAATTTGCTGCAGCTACTGGTGCAACTCCAATTGCTGGCCGTTTCACTCCTGGCACATTCACCAATCAGATCCAGGCTGCTTTTCGTGAACCCCGCCTTTTGGTGGTCACTGATCCAAGAGCTGATCATCAGCCACTGACTGAAGCATCTTACGTAAACATCCCCACCATTGCCTTGTGTAATACAGATTCTCCCCTGCGCTATGTAGATATTGCTATTCCCTGCAACAACAAG GGAGCTCACTCAGTTGGTCTGATGTGGTGGATGTTGGCTCGTGAAGTCCTGCGAATGCGTGGCACTATTTCCCGTGAGCACCCATGGGAGGTCATGCCTGATCTCTACTTCTACCGGGATCCTGAAGAG attgaaaaagaagaacaggCTGCAGCTGATAAGGCAGTTACCAAGGAGGAGTTCCAGGGCGAATGGACAGCACCTGCCCCTGAATTCACTGCACCTCCACAACCTGAGGTGACTGATTGGTCTGAAGGGGTGCAAGTGCCTTCTGTCCCAATACAGCCTTTCCCCACTG AGGATTGGAGTTCACAGACTGCCACTGAAGACTGGTCTGCAGCTCCCACTGCTCAGGCTACTGAGTGGGTTGGGAATGCCACAGAATGGTCCTAA